Below is a genomic region from Dryobates pubescens isolate bDryPub1 chromosome 1, bDryPub1.pri, whole genome shotgun sequence.
GGTGACACGGACATCCTAGTTAGAATGTGCTGCAGAGGGCATGGAGAATGCAAAACGTGGTGCCTAGCAAGGGCTTTGCTAAGCAGTCACATGATGGAGATGACAAGAAAcagaagcaggaagaggagggtgaTGCCTTCAGATCCAGTTCAGAAGCCCAAAAGCTGCTTTCAAGGAGAAACGTGCCAGGAGACTCTTCTCGGTAAGCAGTGCCCACGGCTCCTGGCCAGGGTGTCAGTGTGGCTGAAGGGACACCTGAGGTGTGGGGCTGAACAGGGCTCTcgctgctcctcagcaagggGCTAGGCAAAGGCCCCCAACGAGCTCCTGTTTCCCTCAGGACCCTGAGCCCTGCCATCGgtctcctccccagcacagcaaggcTCTGCATCTCCCTCTCGCTGCACAGCTGAGATACTCTGAGAGACAGGCTGTAGGTGACAGTTCTTCTCTCCTTCACCCCACAGATGTTCACAGAatgcctccagccctccagccggGCAgagatcatcctcatggccatcGCGGCCATGGAGCCCACAAGCGGCTACAATGTCAGCGTGGCTGCCCACATGGTCAGCAGCCTTGAGGTGGCTGCTGCTCGCCTGGGAAGCGAGTCTGTCGCCTTGCACAAACTGGCCCGAAAGGATGTTCCCACTGTCCTTCCAGGCCTCCCAGGTGCCAAAGAGAAAAGAGCCTGAACACTCAAAGTTTCAAGACAAAAGCGGGGTCTCTTTAGAGCATCCCCAGGACAGGCATTCCCGAGCCCGtccctcccaggcagctgctacCCAGGCACGGCCAAGGACGGGGTCTTGGGACACCCCAACCATAACCGGGGAGCCCAAACCaatcagcacacagccaggggctcGACCAATCGGCACGCAGCCAGGGGCCCCAAGCCAATCAGCACGCAGCCAGGGGCCCGGGCCAGCCCCGGCGGTTGACCGTAACCTGGGCAACCGACAGACTCAGTCGTTgagccctgtggctgcagctgagtgcgAGGAGCGCTGTTCCTATCGCTGTGTACTTTGGAGTCCCGTTGGCTTTCTGTGtcatccagccctgcctgcacagtcTCCGGGAGGACGGTGTTAGGACAGGCTAGTAGTGAGGAGTCTCTTGAGGGAGACACCTCTGCCCGCTGCCCCTGGCAGTGGGCGCCCTGCCTAGTGCAGGGTCCCTTTCACCCCTtcgctccctccctccttctctccctgccttcctctccctctgtctctctcGCAGGATGGCAGAGAGACCCCCCGGCACTCCCCGGCAGGCCTGGGTGGAGAAGGATGAAGCCATCCTAACTCCCACCTCTGCAACACAGCCCAGCGAGGTGTGTGAgttgcagcctctgcaggcaggtgagtgtgtgggtgctgcaggcaggggctgcccagcctgtcctcatggccGGGCACACCAGGATCCCCTTCCCGTGCCACCCTTGTCCCTGGGGTGCACAGGGGACGCCGGTGCCCCGGCCATCAGCAAGGGCTGAggaacacccccaggagctAGTCAGAGGGCTTGGCTCTGGTCCTCACCTGGCCCCCACCcctgccttttctctcctggccAGATCCATCCTGCTCCACTTGGGCTATGCCAAGGGAGGATGAGAGCACCCTGAAAGCCATCCTAGGCTTCATCAGGTGTAGACCAGAGGTATTGTGGCCACTTCTgcaaggctgtgcccatgtcTCCTGGCCAGTCTTTCTGCCCCTGTCCTGAGCTCaaaggtgccagggctgtgctgagcacccccacTGGCTGTCTCTCCCTACTGACACTGCCTGTCTTCCTGTCCCTCGCTGGCTGGCAGCATCTGGACCAGAAGCTGATCTTTCTGGACTCTCTCCGCACCTTCTGTGTGGACCCCACACTGCAAGGAGTGTTGCACTTCTTCCAGGAGGAGGTGATCATGACCATTCAGGTAAGGGGCCAGTCaggctaaagcaggggcagaggccTCGGGCTAGGAGAGGGCTCAGCTggacagcagtgtgtggaaGAGAGATGATCCAGATCTTCAACCTTGGAGGTGCTCCAATGCCACCTAGGTGGCCCAGCTGGAGACTGAGCTTGGACCCCGCAATGTCCGCAGGCCCCCTGGCCAGCCGGTGGCTCTGTGGTTGGTATcacccttcctgccatggggctTGGCACCCCTGAGTGCTGGGTGGGGGTAACgtggcctctgccagccctgccagagcttgCTGGCTTGAaagaacctgccctgctccaccctGTCTCATCTTGCTGTGCTTCctagtggctgctgcaggaggagcccaTTGACTGCCTGGACACCGCGGTGCGGCAGCAAGCCATGCTGGCCACGGCCACCATGAGGTACGTGCCACaggccccagcctgtcctccccCCAGTTCCAGGTGGCCCTCACAGCACCCCTAGGGTTCACACCCAGGGTCTGGCCCCTCCTTGCTGAGTCTGAAGAGCAtctctctgtccctgcagtAGAGCCAGGCTGCTTCAGCAAGACAAGTACAGCATCCTGCAGGCCTGCTTCAAGAGCGTCTTCAGCCTGCCTCCACAGCACAGCCGGGGCTCTGCGGCTTTCCTCTACTCCAAGGTGTGCCATGGGGGGAAACATGGGgacctcctctgccccaaggCCCCTTTCTGGACACCACGGAGCCACGGCTGACCCCCCCAGCCTTCCAGGGCTGTCCTCAAGACTTTTTACCCCTTGCAGACCCTGTCTGCGATGGACAGCATGTTGCAGGCACTGGTCTGCAGCGCTGGCACCCTTGGCGGCGTGGAGCTGCAGAACATCTTGAAGGTCAGGCCTTGGGACAGGGGCCCCACAGGGAGTGACCACTGGCTTGAATGGTGTGGGTCTCCCCCTCCCAGTAGCACTTGGTACacggctgggggcagggggccacAGGCCATATCCCAGAGCCCTCAAGCGAGGGAGGGAGTCACCCCGTAAGTCTTGGGCTCCCTTTGGTGGGGGCAGAGAGACATATTTTGAAGGGAACTGGAAGgcaacagaggcagcagcaggagcaggatgggatgatctgcctgctggagccagtTGCTGCAAAGAGCAAGGACACGAGCACCAtgccagccactgcccctcagcaAGTCTGGTCATGCCATTATGTGCCATGCCACCTTCCTGGCACCCCAGAAGCTTTTCTcttcccaggtgctgctgccctacacctgttcccagctgccagaggtgCAGAAGAGAGCCATGGCACAGATCGCTAGGCTGCTCAACTTCATCAACAACTCCTCAGGGCTGGAGGTACTGAGTTCCTGCTCTGGGCATCCCCCGTGCCCTAGCCCTGTGCCTCTGAGCTCCAGGACACTCAAGGGAagctgggcacacaggcagcagctgtttgGGGGCTAGGGCCttgtccctgcccctgtcctgTCATGTTCTCTCCCAGGgcatggcagggcagagcaggactgccccaggcacaggcagaagcctggctctggcagccctgacctgctctgggctgctgccccGCAGCTCTGGGACTAGCTGGGACTTCCTTTCTGCCCAGGCTCCACTTCTGCccatcctctctct
It encodes:
- the LOC128899471 gene encoding maestro heat-like repeat-containing protein family member 7, with the translated sequence MPREDESTLKAILGFIRCRPEHLDQKLIFLDSLRTFCVDPTLQGVLHFFQEEVIMTIQWLLQEEPIDCLDTAVRQQAMLATATMSRARLLQQDKYSILQACFKSVFSLPPQHSRGSAAFLYSKTLSAMDSMLQALVCSAGTLGGVELQNILKVLLPYTCSQLPEVQKRAMAQIARLLNFINNSSGLEICPCFAQRKILRHECPKIQKFGLLGKLVGQLTLSCTCKDKETSCEAAEALYELHIFVLQQTSKVEWMDYSGQLQPLVGSQKQSWMFFREYRARRLFSVSSAHGSWPGCQCG